A section of the Bradyrhizobium oligotrophicum S58 genome encodes:
- a CDS encoding transcriptional regulator domain-containing protein, whose product MSEFNWRSSESYKKLETADAADFAWECLRRNPDYRRDYSDLLAQDKDGPTDPEFRRRWGLSFRG is encoded by the coding sequence ATGAGTGAGTTCAACTGGCGGTCGTCCGAGTCTTACAAGAAGCTAGAGACAGCCGATGCGGCCGACTTTGCCTGGGAATGTCTACGTCGCAATCCAGACTATCGGCGAGACTACAGCGATCTGCTTGCGCAAGACAAAGACGGCCCGACCGATCCTGAATTTAGGCGGCGATGGGGGCTTTCTTTTCGCGGCTGA
- a CDS encoding DUF2285 domain-containing protein, whose amino-acid sequence MRRFDAQAIFWAPEVLPTVLRVVPTSQGSLAPFSHLDLRGSPDAELRRASDGWYAVLQLGGATHRLMLSRLPAKRMAVAVELPLDRDFDLQTRAAYRLWTALRRGLITLSAHPGPVQQRRRLVLALRALDGRVEGQNYRAIATVLFGSERVEDRGWKTHDLRSRTIRLVQTGQTLIRGGYRNLLRSQRRSA is encoded by the coding sequence ATGCGGCGGTTTGATGCTCAGGCCATATTCTGGGCACCGGAAGTGCTGCCGACTGTGCTTCGGGTTGTTCCGACCTCGCAAGGCTCGCTTGCGCCATTCTCTCATCTCGACCTTCGCGGATCGCCCGACGCCGAGCTGAGACGGGCGTCCGATGGCTGGTACGCGGTGCTGCAGCTGGGCGGCGCCACGCACCGGCTGATGCTCTCCCGGCTTCCGGCGAAGAGGATGGCCGTGGCCGTCGAACTGCCGCTCGACCGAGATTTCGATTTGCAGACCCGCGCGGCCTATCGGCTTTGGACGGCGCTGAGACGAGGTCTGATCACGCTTTCGGCTCACCCCGGGCCTGTTCAGCAGCGCCGGCGCCTCGTTCTGGCGCTGCGCGCCTTGGATGGCCGTGTCGAGGGCCAGAACTATCGGGCGATCGCCACGGTTCTGTTCGGGTCCGAGCGAGTTGAAGATCGGGGATGGAAAACGCACGACCTGCGCAGCCGGACCATCCGGCTGGTTCAAACAGGTCAGACGCTGATCCGAGGCGGCTATCGAAATCTGCTGCGTAGCCAACGGCGATCAGCATGA